One Kaistella polysaccharea DNA segment encodes these proteins:
- a CDS encoding MlaD family protein, whose protein sequence is MKFTKEIKAGLIALLAIVGFVFLFQFMKGKSLFTTDNIFFAKFDNVEGLAASNPVSINGLKVGQVDKIIPVTESDGKIHFVVKVIIDDNFEFSKKSTLEIFEPGLMSGKEMRVNLAYGQPMAKDGDTLDGDFKLSMLNSISSQVGPVKDQVQVVLKRVDSLTTNANKIFDDQNRAEIRALLNNLNRTVAAFEGTSKQTNALLANNDPRIQKMLDNANLATVSAKTAIDKYGRVADEVDVQKLNNTIDKLSLTADKLNGVITGIQNGEGSLGKLTKDEQLYQNLNKTAENLNVLVEDLKANPKRYLNFSVFGKNTKD, encoded by the coding sequence GTGAAATTCACAAAAGAAATAAAAGCAGGACTTATCGCACTTTTAGCCATCGTTGGCTTCGTCTTTTTGTTCCAATTTATGAAGGGTAAAAGTCTCTTCACTACCGATAATATTTTCTTCGCAAAATTTGATAATGTTGAAGGTTTAGCAGCATCTAACCCCGTTTCTATTAACGGTTTGAAAGTTGGTCAGGTTGATAAAATCATTCCGGTCACCGAAAGCGATGGGAAAATTCACTTTGTCGTAAAGGTTATTATTGATGATAATTTTGAGTTTTCAAAAAAATCTACCTTGGAAATTTTCGAACCAGGATTAATGTCAGGGAAAGAAATGCGGGTAAATTTAGCCTACGGTCAGCCTATGGCAAAAGATGGTGATACTTTAGATGGAGACTTCAAACTTTCAATGTTAAATAGTATTTCTTCTCAAGTGGGTCCAGTTAAAGATCAGGTACAGGTTGTGTTGAAAAGAGTTGATTCCCTAACGACGAATGCCAACAAGATTTTTGATGATCAAAACCGTGCAGAAATTAGAGCCTTATTAAATAATCTCAATAGAACTGTTGCTGCTTTCGAAGGAACTTCTAAACAAACGAATGCACTTCTTGCCAACAATGATCCTCGAATTCAGAAGATGCTTGATAATGCGAATTTGGCGACTGTAAGTGCTAAAACTGCAATCGATAAATACGGTCGAGTAGCTGACGAAGTTGATGTTCAAAAATTAAATAATACCATTGATAAACTCAGCTTGACGGCAGATAAATTGAACGGTGTTATTACGGGCATACAAAATGGTGAAGGAAGTCTTGGTAAATTGACAAAAGATGAGCAACTTTACCAGAACCTAAACAAAACTGCCGAAAATTTAAATGTTCTGGTTGAAGATTTAAAAGCAAATCCTAAAAGATATCTTAATTTTTCAGTTTTCGGTAAGAATACAAAAGACTAA
- the serS gene encoding serine--tRNA ligase: MLQVSYLRENKDRILAGLEKRNFKQTALIDDAISMDDHRKKLQFELDQNLAEMKKISKEIGMLMSQGKKEEAESAKSKTAEYKENSQKVQQNLKEVEAQLLEILYLIPNIPYEKVKAGSTAEDNEIIYQSHDVEGLGEGAIPHWELAKKYNLIDFELGVKIAGAGFPVYLGKGARLQRSLVQYFLDKNVDAGYTEVNPPHVVNEASAYGTGQLPDKEGQMYFVTEDNLYLIPTAEVPVTNIYRDVIIDEKDLPLKNTAFSQCYRREAGSYGAHVRGLNRLHQFEKVEIVRIEKPENSYAALEEMVEHVKSMLEDLELPYRILRLCGGDMSFTSAMTYDFEVWSAAQEKWLEVSSVSNFETFQANRLKCRFKSEGKTQLVHTLNGSALALPRIMAALLENNQVENGIKIPAKVVEYTKFDLIN; encoded by the coding sequence ATGTTACAAGTTAGTTATTTACGCGAAAATAAAGACCGCATTCTTGCGGGTTTAGAAAAACGAAATTTTAAGCAAACCGCACTAATCGATGATGCAATCTCTATGGATGATCACCGAAAAAAATTGCAGTTTGAACTGGACCAAAATTTAGCAGAAATGAAAAAGATTTCGAAAGAAATCGGTATGCTGATGAGTCAAGGTAAAAAAGAAGAAGCCGAAAGTGCGAAATCTAAAACTGCGGAATACAAAGAAAACTCGCAAAAAGTCCAGCAAAATTTAAAGGAAGTTGAAGCTCAACTTTTAGAAATATTATACCTGATTCCAAACATTCCTTACGAAAAAGTGAAAGCCGGAAGTACGGCGGAGGACAATGAAATTATCTATCAATCGCATGATGTGGAAGGTTTGGGCGAAGGCGCGATTCCGCATTGGGAATTGGCAAAAAAGTATAATTTAATCGATTTTGAATTGGGTGTAAAAATCGCTGGCGCTGGATTTCCCGTTTATTTAGGAAAGGGCGCAAGATTACAGCGTTCTTTGGTTCAATATTTTTTAGATAAAAATGTGGATGCCGGTTATACGGAAGTGAATCCGCCACACGTTGTAAATGAAGCTTCTGCCTACGGAACCGGACAACTTCCCGATAAAGAAGGTCAAATGTATTTTGTAACAGAAGATAATCTCTATTTGATTCCTACCGCCGAAGTTCCCGTGACAAATATTTACCGTGATGTAATTATTGATGAAAAAGATCTACCCTTAAAGAATACTGCTTTCTCACAATGCTACAGGAGAGAAGCGGGCAGCTATGGTGCACACGTTCGGGGTTTAAATCGCTTGCATCAGTTTGAAAAAGTAGAAATCGTACGCATTGAAAAACCAGAGAACTCCTACGCAGCATTAGAAGAAATGGTGGAACACGTAAAATCGATGTTGGAGGATTTAGAACTTCCGTACCGTATTTTAAGATTGTGTGGTGGTGATATGAGTTTTACGTCGGCCATGACTTACGATTTTGAAGTTTGGAGTGCAGCACAGGAAAAGTGGCTGGAAGTCTCTTCAGTTTCTAATTTCGAAACCTTTCAGGCTAACCGTTTAAAATGTAGATTTAAAAGTGAAGGGAAAACGCAGTTGGTGCATACCCTTAATGGTTCTGCACTTGCGCTCCCGCGAATTATGGCGGCGCTTTTAGAAAATAATCAAGTTGAAAATGGAATTAAAATTCCCGCGAAAGTAGTAGAATACACTAAATTTGATCTAATTAATTAA
- a CDS encoding glycosyltransferase, with translation MRYKILFISSWFPNKLEPTNGNFVQRHAEAAFLRNDVEILHAIGDPDQKKSFVFEEQIINGIRTLIVYYRKTSNPALNFYRRMRSYKKGFRRMQKPDLVHANILRNSMLFAVYLKRKFKIPFVVSEHWSGFLKINEHQLSKLGLRITREIARHASYILPVSNYLLTDLRKLGLQTNFQVIENVVNTELFHVKRHSADEFKFLHISNLISIKNPEKIIDVAVKLRSEFDNFELHIGGDGDIEILNKIILNHKAGDYIKTFPTLKSEEVAYKMRSSNCFILFSDYENFPCVLLETLSAGTPAIATKVGGIPEIINERNGILISKCEIELYNAMKDVLLEQIDFDEPHTLHEFVNHHFSMETISRKFDEIYQKVLR, from the coding sequence ATGCGGTACAAAATACTCTTTATTTCTTCTTGGTTTCCCAATAAGCTGGAGCCTACAAACGGAAATTTTGTGCAAAGACACGCAGAAGCTGCTTTTCTTCGAAATGATGTTGAAATTTTACACGCCATCGGCGATCCTGATCAAAAGAAATCTTTTGTCTTTGAGGAGCAAATTATAAATGGAATCAGAACATTAATTGTCTATTATAGAAAGACCTCAAATCCCGCGCTGAATTTCTACCGTCGAATGAGAAGCTATAAAAAAGGCTTTCGAAGAATGCAGAAACCAGATTTAGTTCACGCGAATATTTTGCGTAATTCAATGCTTTTTGCCGTGTATCTCAAACGGAAGTTTAAAATACCTTTCGTCGTGAGCGAGCACTGGTCGGGCTTTTTAAAAATAAATGAACACCAGCTTTCCAAACTCGGTTTGCGTATTACAAGAGAAATTGCGAGACATGCTTCCTACATTTTGCCGGTTAGCAATTATCTGTTAACCGATTTAAGGAAATTGGGTTTGCAAACGAATTTTCAAGTCATTGAAAATGTGGTCAATACTGAACTGTTTCATGTTAAAAGACATTCTGCGGACGAGTTTAAATTTCTTCACATTTCGAATTTAATTTCAATTAAAAATCCGGAAAAGATTATTGATGTAGCTGTAAAACTGAGAAGCGAATTTGATAATTTTGAATTGCACATCGGCGGCGATGGCGATATTGAAATTTTAAACAAAATAATTCTGAATCACAAAGCCGGTGATTATATTAAGACTTTCCCGACCTTGAAATCTGAAGAAGTTGCTTACAAAATGAGAAGCAGCAACTGTTTTATTCTTTTCAGTGATTACGAAAATTTCCCCTGCGTTCTGTTGGAAACCTTATCGGCAGGAACGCCCGCAATTGCTACAAAAGTAGGCGGAATCCCAGAAATTATAAACGAAAGGAATGGGATTCTCATTTCCAAATGCGAAATTGAACTGTATAATGCAATGAAAGATGTGCTTCTGGAACAAATTGATTTTGATGAACCTCACACGTTACACGAATTTGTAAACCATCACTTTTCAATGGAAACTATCTCGCGGAAATTTGATGAAATTTATCAGAAAGTTTTACGCTAA
- a CDS encoding (Fe-S)-binding protein → MDFTIKTMAEYAAEGKAPEVLFFVGCMGSFDDRAKKVTKALCKILHKVGVEFAVLGQEESCNGDPAKRAGNEFIFQMMALTNIEIMNAYEVKKIVTACPHCFNIIKNEYPGLGGNYEVMHHTQFLRKLMEEGRLKIEGGSFKGKKITFHDPCYLGRGNGEYEAPRQLLEKLDSELVEMKRCKSNGLCCGAGGAQMFKEPEKGDKDINIERTEEALAMKPNIIATGCPFCNTMLTDGVKHFNNSEVDVRDIAELLAEAEDL, encoded by the coding sequence ATGGATTTCACAATAAAAACAATGGCAGAATATGCCGCAGAAGGTAAAGCACCCGAAGTCTTATTTTTCGTAGGATGTATGGGTAGTTTTGATGATCGGGCCAAGAAAGTGACCAAAGCATTGTGTAAAATTTTACATAAAGTAGGAGTAGAATTTGCAGTTTTAGGTCAGGAAGAATCCTGTAATGGAGATCCAGCAAAACGCGCTGGTAATGAGTTCATATTCCAAATGATGGCTTTAACCAACATCGAAATTATGAATGCGTACGAAGTTAAAAAAATTGTAACAGCGTGCCCGCATTGTTTTAATATTATAAAAAATGAATATCCAGGTCTAGGTGGAAATTACGAAGTAATGCATCATACGCAGTTTCTGCGAAAATTGATGGAAGAAGGACGTCTGAAAATTGAAGGAGGATCATTTAAAGGAAAGAAAATTACCTTCCACGATCCGTGTTATTTGGGACGTGGTAATGGCGAATATGAAGCGCCCAGACAACTGCTCGAAAAACTAGATTCAGAGTTGGTCGAAATGAAACGATGTAAATCAAACGGATTATGTTGTGGAGCTGGTGGTGCACAAATGTTTAAAGAACCCGAGAAAGGTGATAAAGACATTAATATCGAAAGAACTGAAGAAGCATTAGCTATGAAACCTAATATCATCGCGACAGGTTGCCCATTCTGTAATACCATGCTTACGGATGGTGTAAAACACTTTAATAACAGCGAAGTGGATGTCAGAGATATCGCAGAACTTTTAGCCGAAGCTGAAGATTTATAA
- a CDS encoding 4Fe-4S dicluster domain-containing protein: protein MEYIDNILFFVALVIGFGLFFKSLKEIYRNIQLGKEIDRSDQKPKRWETMARVAMGQSKMTKRPIAGILHVIVYVGFVIINIELLEIIIDGIFGTHRFLAGIMGDSFYSAFTATLEILALLVVIAVVLFFIRRNFYGIKRFQMKELFGWPKNDANWILIIEFALMMAFFTMNGSDWVLQQRAVFSAHGSFPISASIFAPVLQNLSDNGLILMERGAWWFHFLGILFFMNYLYYSKHLHIVLAFPNTWYAKLDPKGKFDNLDSVTKEIKLMMDPNADPYAAQPEADPNAVPEKFGASDIFDLNQVQLLNAYSCTECGRCTAVCPANMTGKKLSPRKIMMDTRDRMEEVGRNINKNGKFVDDGKKLLDDHIQREEVWACTTCNACVEACPVLIDPLSIIIEMRRFLVMEQSAAPQELNQMMTNVENNAAPWQYNQADRLKWATDN, encoded by the coding sequence ATGGAATATATTGACAATATTCTTTTTTTTGTCGCACTCGTAATAGGGTTCGGACTTTTCTTTAAAAGTTTAAAAGAAATTTATCGAAATATTCAATTAGGTAAAGAAATTGACCGAAGTGATCAAAAACCGAAACGGTGGGAAACCATGGCACGTGTTGCAATGGGTCAAAGTAAAATGACGAAACGTCCGATTGCGGGTATTCTTCACGTCATTGTGTATGTTGGTTTCGTAATTATCAACATTGAACTTCTTGAAATTATTATTGACGGAATATTTGGAACCCATCGTTTCCTGGCAGGAATTATGGGCGATTCGTTCTACTCTGCCTTTACTGCGACGCTGGAAATTTTGGCGCTCTTGGTTGTAATTGCCGTCGTTTTATTTTTTATCCGAAGAAATTTCTACGGCATCAAGCGGTTTCAAATGAAAGAGCTATTTGGGTGGCCAAAGAATGATGCAAACTGGATTTTGATTATCGAATTTGCGTTGATGATGGCCTTCTTTACCATGAATGGTTCGGATTGGGTTTTACAGCAGCGTGCAGTATTTTCAGCACATGGAAGTTTTCCTATTTCTGCTTCTATTTTTGCACCAGTATTGCAAAACCTGAGTGATAATGGTTTGATTTTAATGGAAAGAGGAGCTTGGTGGTTCCACTTTCTGGGGATTTTATTCTTCATGAATTATTTGTATTACTCGAAACATCTTCATATTGTATTGGCATTTCCCAATACCTGGTATGCTAAATTGGATCCTAAAGGAAAATTCGACAATTTAGATTCTGTAACAAAAGAAATTAAACTGATGATGGATCCAAATGCTGATCCTTACGCAGCCCAACCCGAAGCTGATCCAAATGCAGTTCCTGAGAAATTTGGCGCCAGTGACATTTTTGATTTGAATCAGGTACAACTCCTCAACGCTTATTCATGTACAGAATGTGGAAGGTGTACCGCTGTTTGTCCAGCCAACATGACAGGTAAGAAACTTTCTCCACGGAAAATAATGATGGATACGCGGGACCGAATGGAAGAAGTTGGTAGAAACATTAATAAAAATGGAAAGTTTGTAGATGATGGCAAAAAATTATTAGACGATCATATTCAACGCGAAGAAGTTTGGGCGTGTACCACTTGCAACGCCTGTGTTGAAGCTTGTCCGGTTCTTATCGACCCATTATCGATAATTATTGAGATGCGACGTTTTCTGGTCATGGAACAGTCTGCCGCGCCACAAGAACTTAATCAAATGATGACCAATGTCGAAAATAATGCTGCGCCGTGGCAATATAATCAGGCCGATCGATTGAAATGGGCTACCGATAATTAG
- a CDS encoding SurA N-terminal domain-containing protein: MAILGEIRNRPWLLMGIIAVAMLAFVVNPDSLEKLFGPQTGVYGKVNGEEITKEDFDDQLFMLQQQAQQQGQPAKGLEEQAWQMLVQSKLIKQQFDKMGLTLTEDMFWNQLQFDPMFAQNKENFDEKGNFKVQEIKSQVEQMKSSNVEVYNNWLKTRKTIEYRMMARQLFANVTTGITVSKKEAEQIIKERDQLADIDFVKVDYAAFAQKNPVKVTTADISDYIKLHPTLYKRDASRNLGVVYFPAAPSAEDDTAMQAEINKLFTVGSPTSEGNENFQNTKNDSMFIALNSDLPFNPQYFPANQLPAEIKDKVATAAVGTTFGPYKEQNFYVVSKLLDKKPSDSTLSRHILVTYKGNQAGGEETRSKEEAKKLADSIGNAVKADPSKFVEFLKYSADPGSAAQGGSVGWTTPETPFVPEYLSFLANNGKGATAVVETQYGYHVINIEDKKSGAMTYKVANLVKAIKPSDKTENEIYTKATKFIQQVQGKSFNEFANVAKKNNYNFSNPKEVGRFQGQLPGLATDKDEDIIAWAFNKKTKKGDTDIFTVDGTGDRIVAYVNGVQDAGSADPEAVRDQVEPIVKNKLLAKKITEKINAANASNLDQIAKLFGVTKESAQVNMLNPQVNGAMEPKVAGAAFGVAKNKLSKPVEGLTGVYVVLKKSESINKQPGDLKQMIQAIARQNSQQFGQNFLKSLQDNAKIKDYRIELYNRTTQQ; encoded by the coding sequence ATGGCAATTTTAGGAGAAATAAGAAACAGACCTTGGCTTTTAATGGGGATTATTGCAGTAGCAATGCTGGCTTTCGTGGTCAACCCAGACAGTCTCGAAAAATTATTCGGCCCCCAAACTGGTGTGTATGGTAAAGTAAACGGCGAAGAGATTACTAAAGAAGATTTCGACGATCAGCTATTTATGCTACAACAGCAGGCTCAACAACAGGGACAGCCCGCCAAAGGTTTAGAAGAACAAGCATGGCAAATGTTGGTTCAATCTAAATTAATTAAGCAGCAATTCGATAAAATGGGTCTTACTTTAACTGAAGATATGTTCTGGAATCAACTTCAGTTCGATCCTATGTTTGCGCAGAATAAAGAAAATTTCGACGAAAAAGGGAATTTTAAAGTTCAGGAAATTAAAAGCCAGGTTGAACAAATGAAAAGTTCTAACGTTGAGGTGTATAATAATTGGCTTAAAACCAGAAAAACAATCGAGTACAGAATGATGGCTCGTCAGCTTTTTGCAAATGTAACCACAGGGATTACAGTGAGTAAAAAAGAAGCTGAGCAAATTATAAAAGAAAGAGATCAGCTTGCTGACATTGATTTTGTAAAGGTAGATTATGCTGCATTTGCACAGAAAAATCCGGTTAAAGTTACCACTGCTGATATTTCAGATTATATAAAACTTCATCCAACCTTATATAAGAGAGATGCAAGTCGTAATTTAGGAGTTGTTTATTTTCCTGCTGCTCCAAGTGCAGAAGACGACACTGCGATGCAAGCCGAAATCAATAAGTTATTTACGGTAGGTAGTCCGACGAGTGAAGGAAATGAAAATTTCCAAAACACAAAGAATGACTCGATGTTCATTGCTTTAAACTCCGACTTACCTTTTAATCCGCAATATTTTCCGGCAAATCAATTGCCTGCAGAAATTAAAGATAAAGTGGCAACTGCTGCTGTCGGAACAACCTTCGGTCCTTATAAAGAGCAGAATTTTTATGTAGTGTCTAAACTTTTAGATAAAAAACCTTCTGATTCTACACTTTCAAGACACATTTTGGTTACTTACAAAGGAAACCAAGCTGGTGGAGAAGAGACAAGATCGAAAGAAGAAGCGAAGAAATTAGCAGATTCTATTGGAAATGCAGTAAAAGCCGATCCTTCTAAATTTGTAGAATTCTTAAAGTATTCAGCTGATCCAGGTTCTGCTGCACAAGGAGGAAGCGTGGGTTGGACAACTCCAGAAACTCCTTTCGTACCGGAATACCTTAGCTTTTTGGCAAATAATGGCAAAGGTGCCACTGCTGTTGTTGAAACACAATACGGTTACCATGTCATCAATATTGAAGATAAGAAAAGTGGTGCAATGACTTATAAAGTTGCAAACTTGGTTAAAGCAATCAAACCTTCCGATAAAACGGAAAACGAGATTTACACGAAAGCCACGAAATTTATTCAGCAAGTTCAAGGGAAAAGTTTTAATGAATTCGCCAATGTTGCGAAGAAAAACAATTACAATTTCTCTAATCCAAAAGAAGTAGGAAGATTCCAAGGACAGCTGCCAGGTTTAGCTACTGACAAAGATGAAGACATTATTGCTTGGGCTTTCAACAAGAAAACCAAAAAAGGAGATACCGATATTTTCACTGTTGATGGAACGGGAGACAGAATTGTCGCATACGTAAACGGTGTTCAGGATGCAGGTTCTGCAGATCCGGAAGCAGTTCGCGACCAAGTAGAACCAATTGTGAAAAATAAATTATTGGCGAAGAAAATTACGGAGAAAATTAACGCAGCAAATGCTTCAAACCTAGATCAGATCGCAAAATTATTTGGAGTTACTAAAGAATCTGCGCAGGTGAATATGTTAAATCCACAAGTGAACGGTGCTATGGAACCTAAAGTTGCAGGAGCTGCATTTGGTGTAGCAAAAAACAAATTGTCGAAACCTGTAGAAGGTTTAACTGGTGTTTATGTTGTCTTGAAAAAATCTGAGAGCATAAATAAACAACCGGGCGATCTTAAGCAAATGATTCAGGCAATTGCCAGACAGAACTCGCAGCAGTTTGGTCAGAATTTCTTGAAGAGCTTACAAGATAATGCGAAGATTAAAGATTACAGAATTGAATTGTACAACCGTACGACGCAACAGTAA
- a CDS encoding oligosaccharide flippase family protein gives MESLRIFITDFFKNKGQHVFLSLLIAKICAFVGSLLIIRFLPENEFGMISIVASVFAIFLPFSGFGSQQSLLRYGSLQAKVENKMMLSKFLLKEGFYKQLFLSFIFLAVAFVYIEKYEDIVLLFIFFTIRLIGFYFFNHLQSEARVFGNNLRFSQLTNTVNLVGLFLLLFLTYFFGLKGYLIAIAVTPFIALFWFRRDLYSHLKSEPHSMNSKEMRKYGLYSAGTALLSDTLFSADVLLLSFLMNAVAVANYKVAILIPANITFLSLTFMQSDFPLLAKNYRDKKFLKNYIANYYKIFIPITATILIVGFIFRSEILSLFFSIKYSGNSTIFIILLAGFCFNMLLRNLYGNLLSAVGRMKTNTIISFITLLLLFSFSFIFVGRMGVMGMAISLTLSMVISGLLLTFSFYLYWKDLK, from the coding sequence ATGGAAAGTCTCAGAATTTTTATCACTGATTTTTTTAAAAATAAAGGGCAGCATGTTTTTTTGTCGCTTTTAATTGCGAAAATTTGTGCATTTGTTGGATCGCTATTGATTATAAGATTTTTACCGGAAAATGAATTTGGAATGATCAGTATTGTTGCGTCGGTTTTCGCGATTTTCTTGCCATTTAGTGGTTTTGGGAGTCAACAAAGTTTACTGCGATATGGATCGTTGCAAGCCAAAGTCGAAAATAAAATGATGCTTTCAAAATTTTTATTGAAAGAAGGTTTTTATAAGCAACTCTTTCTGAGTTTTATTTTTTTGGCAGTTGCTTTCGTTTACATTGAAAAATATGAGGACATTGTTCTTCTTTTTATTTTTTTTACAATCAGATTAATTGGTTTTTATTTCTTTAATCATTTGCAATCGGAAGCTCGGGTTTTTGGAAATAATCTTCGTTTTTCACAATTGACCAATACCGTTAATTTGGTGGGCTTATTTTTATTACTCTTCTTGACCTATTTTTTTGGTTTAAAAGGGTATCTCATTGCCATAGCGGTAACGCCTTTTATAGCATTGTTCTGGTTTCGGCGAGATCTTTATTCTCATTTAAAATCGGAGCCACATTCCATGAATAGTAAAGAAATGCGAAAATATGGGCTTTATTCTGCCGGCACAGCACTTTTATCCGATACGCTTTTTTCTGCCGATGTATTACTTCTCAGCTTTCTAATGAATGCTGTTGCGGTGGCAAATTATAAAGTGGCAATCCTCATTCCCGCAAATATCACTTTCTTGTCTCTTACCTTTATGCAAAGTGATTTTCCTCTTCTTGCGAAAAACTATCGTGATAAAAAATTTCTTAAAAATTACATCGCCAATTATTATAAAATTTTCATTCCGATAACTGCCACTATTTTAATCGTAGGTTTTATATTTCGCTCGGAAATTTTATCTTTATTTTTTAGTATAAAATACAGTGGAAATTCTACCATATTTATCATTTTACTCGCCGGATTCTGCTTTAATATGTTGCTGAGAAATCTCTATGGCAATTTGCTTTCAGCGGTAGGAAGAATGAAAACGAATACCATTATCTCATTTATAACCCTGCTCCTATTATTTAGTTTTTCTTTTATTTTTGTTGGAAGAATGGGAGTGATGGGCATGGCAATTAGTTTAACGCTCAGTATGGTGATCAGCGGACTTCTTCTTACTTTTAGCTTTTATCTTTATTGGAAAGATTTAAAATAA